AACTAAGTTAGACGCCGTAGCTAGACGAGGACAAACGTCGCAACTGAGGATTGTTGCAAGGGTCTCCAGGTTATTGTATGTCATAGAAACACGAAACAGGCACACGTTGCGTTTTCATCAATTGGTAGCTGCACCAACAAATGTCAGCCGATTGTACAGACTTTTGACCTGGTAGGCTCAGTAGTACATACAGAGATGTGTGTATGGACTTAGCATATTGCTGAATATTCGGCGAAAAGGAATCATTACCGGAGTCCGTCCTTGATAGGACCGGGCAATAGTCGACAGCACTCGGCGAATAGCTCGAGTCCCTGAAACCATGGAACGTACCGTCTCTGACACGGCTCTGGGCAACGCAAGTCTCTTATCTATGCGAATGTTGGGAATATGATTGGTTTCAGATGCCAACCGCGTGGAAGTTAAGTGGGGGCGATCGATTCCCAAAACGCCCTGGTCTAGCGGGGAAAGAAACGCTGCAGGCCGCGAAcggccctcttcctccaccccccTTCAGCGCTTCTTCCCGCCGTTCATAAGATGATGCGTTTCTGCCTCTAGTCGTGATGGTGATGTATGTACCGAAAAAAGGACGTGGCGTTTGCCACTATTCTGGAAAGTTACAGACCGTTCAATGCATTTATTACCGTAAGGTTGGGCATACTTCAGGTACACGGTATTCCCTCTCTAGCAGTCGCTTAGCGGCATCTCGTACTTTCTGATATTCTTATCTTGCATGTGAAGCTCACGTATGATTGCAAAGCCACGCAGGGTATCTCGTGGCACTAAGTTCTTACCCCTACGCTCCTCAGACAATATTATCGTGTGGACCAGGTGTCGTTTTCCGATAGCAATCGCTGATAAACTGATAATGACTAGATAATGAGGTACTTACCAGATTAGGGAGATAAGCTCCCagcatacggagtactttagTACAATAGATGGACAATTTAGACACACGACTCCACTTGTTGAATCAGCTTGACGGcaactaaaataaaaaagaaattaaatttttttctgTTCGGAAGATAACATTTACAATGCAAGCTAACAACCAAACCATAACCGCTTTCACTCGAACCTGCCGCCAAGTGACTTTCTTAGTAaatcaagctcaagcacAAACCCGTATGAGAATTCCATCACGCGGTACAGTTCATGGTCTCTGCTGACCCAAGAATGAAAGATTCCCAGTCGGCGGCCCGGTGGCGTTCCAGAGTTACTTGACGGCAAAGTACATACCTACCTTGTCTTACGGGAAGCAACCATGTTCACTGCTCGCTCAGCCGCCCGGCCTACAAATCCAGCCCCCCTTAGGTAAATGGACGGGGATGTGTTGGCAAgcaagaggggaaagaagaaaaggacagGAAGGACGAAAGATTGtggattaatttattctggCATGAACCCTGTATGTCGGTTACCTACCTGTAGTTGTTGtagcagtagtagtactgtATCCCCACCAGGATAGATATGGATGTACGACCTAAGGCGGGCTCAAAACCCAGGTTCGGTTAGTCCCTAAATCATTTCCTCTTGAGTTAGGACGAGTCCTTGGGTCGCATGAAATTCCCGCAAATCCGGACTTATCGATACGGTCAAGTAATGGTAATAATAATGAAATTAAACGCAATCAGTCCGCTATCACGACCCTCGTCCATTGGGCCAACTTAAGGTTTCCCCGTACTGCACTTGCATCCACTAAATTGTCCGGTTCCAGATCCTCCTTCCTACTCTCTTTCCAGTAAGCCACATGGACTAGACCCAGAACTGCAAATCGGCATGTCCGCGCTGCCATgacttctcctctctctttgctCGTAGATAATAGGCTAATGCTGCGGAACCCTTCCCAAGGGAGTAAGTAGCAGGTGGTGTGAATCGGTCCATGGTGTTTGATTTTCTTACCCCCCTCCCTCCTgtcaataataatattttatttgatttgCCCTCCATTTGAttgatttaatataaataaccCAAATAACCCACCTCGTCATTATTCGGTGTAGTACCTCCTTTATAGATTCACGCATTTCCCACCCGCACCTCTCTCGGTCAGCAAGCTTTCTGTCCTGAGCGGTCGCCGCCCTGCTCATACTCTCCTAGGGCTTATACTTTCATCCTTTCTCCtttaccttttcttccctttcccttgagTAGCATATTCCTTATCTCCACCACAACCCTTCtatttctttgatttcatCGTTGGCCTCCTGAAGAGGGAAGATCAGGTGGTTCATCATGGAGAAGGACGAAATCGAGGCCAAGGCCGAGCCCCGAGGAGCGGCCTTCGAGTCCCCGCCACCTCTGTACGGAGATAGCGAGCCAACACAGGCAGGTCTTGGTCGCAGAATATGGGACAGTTTCAAAAGGGACCCGAATGCCCATGTCACGGGCGGCCATGGTTCCTCCGGTGCAGATGGAAAGTCCTTTGATATCGAAAACGCCGCGCAGAAGACGGCTAGTTCACCTTTACAACGTAGTCTCAAGGGCCGTCATCTGCAGATGATTGCCATCGGTGGTTCTATCGGTATGTGCGGATCATTCCATCGTGTTGCTCCAAACTATGATGTGCTGCTATTTCTGACCCCCGCTCTCCACGTTACTAGGTACTGGTCTTTTTGTCGGATCCGGAAAAGTCTTGGCCACAGGTGGCCCAGCGTCGGTTCTCATTGCTTATGCTTTGATTGGTTGCATGCTTTACTGCACCGTACACGCACTTGGTGAAATGGCTGTTCTTTTCCCCGTTGCTGGTTCATTTGCGCACTACTCGACTCGATTCATTGATCCGGCATGGGGTTTCGCTATGGGTTGGAACTATGCATTGCAATGGCTCGTAGTGTTGCCGCTGGAAATTGTAGCTGCGTCGATCACTGTCGACTACTGGCAGTCCGATATCTCTAACGCCGCATGGGTCGCAATCTTTTGGGTATTGATCGTCTCAATCAACTTGTTCGGCGTCAGAGGCTACGGTGAGGCTGAGTTTGTCTTCTCACTCATTAAGGTTGTTGCTGTGATTGGCTTTATGTAAGTGTTCCGTGCAAATGCTTTCCTCATCGTTTATTACCTGGAACAGGAGAACTGACGTATGATAGCATCCTCGGCATTGTCCTGAACTGCGGCGGAGGTCCCCAGGGTGGATATATCGGTGGAAAGTATTGGAGCGATCCTGGTGCTTTCCATAATGGGTTCAAAGGTCTTTGCAGTGTCTTCGTCAACGCCGCGTTTGCCTTTGCTGGAACCGAGCTCGTCGGTTTGGCTGCAGCTGAGACCGCTAACCCTCGGAAATCGCTCCCAACAGCTGTCAAGCAAGTGTTCTGGCGTATTTGTCTCTTCTACATTGTATCACTCACCCTGGTCGGCCTTCTTGTTCCCTGGAATGACGAACGACTTCTTGATGGGAGCTCCAGTGCTGACGCTAAAGCCTCTCCATTTGTGATCGCCATCAAGAATGCTGGTATCTCCGTGCTAGACTCTATCATGAACGTCGTTATCATGATTGCGGTCTTATCCGTGGGTAACTCGTCAGTTTATGGC
This Aspergillus flavus chromosome 1, complete sequence DNA region includes the following protein-coding sequences:
- a CDS encoding amino acid transporter (amino-acid permease inda1), producing the protein MEKDEIEAKAEPRGAAFESPPPLYGDSEPTQAGLGRRIWDSFKRDPNAHVTGGHGSSGADGKSFDIENAAQKTASSPLQRSLKGRHLQMIAIGGSIGTGLFVGSGKVLATGGPASVLIAYALIGCMLYCTVHALGEMAVLFPVAGSFAHYSTRFIDPAWGFAMGWNYALQWLVVLPLEIVAASITVDYWQSDISNAAWVAIFWVLIVSINLFGVRGYGEAEFVFSLIKVVAVIGFIILGIVLNCGGGPQGGYIGGKYWSDPGAFHNGFKGLCSVFVNAAFAFAGTELVGLAAAETANPRKSLPTAVKQVFWRICLFYIVSLTLVGLLVPWNDERLLDGSSSADAKASPFVIAIKNAGISVLDSIMNVVIMIAVLSVGNSSVYGSSRTLAALAEQGQAPKFLSYIDRKGRPLWAILIASALGLLSFLAASDKQEVAFEWMMAISGLSSIFTWGSVCLAHIRFRRGWKAQGHSLNELAFQSQPGVIGSWIGFLFNCLVLVAQFWVGFAPIGYATKTAGELVEAWFSVYLAAPVVLLFYIPYKLWFKTPFIRAKDMDLQTGRRDLDLQYLIEQERAEQAEWPAWKKVYKFFC